A genome region from Streptomyces pratensis includes the following:
- a CDS encoding alpha/beta fold hydrolase codes for MSRPPTFTPPPCARARVLRTARGDFAVLDAAPPAGARSTALLLPGYTGSKEDFIALLEPLAAAGFRVLSVDGRGQYETGATGGHDSYSQVELARDVLAQAAAVDVTPQSGGIHLLGHSLGGQISRAAVLLDATPFRSLTLMSSGPAEIDPAQQKKARLLSDALSRWSMAEVWQMMRAMDPPEDADTGDGEDLRRRWMRHDPAQLIATGAQLSSEPDRVDELAALPLPLHVVSGERDDVWPVPLLDDMARRLDARRTVIAGAEHSPNTARPLETAAALVAFWDSL; via the coding sequence ATGAGCCGGCCGCCCACCTTCACCCCGCCCCCCTGTGCCCGTGCCCGCGTACTGCGTACCGCGCGCGGGGACTTCGCCGTACTGGACGCCGCGCCGCCCGCCGGCGCACGCTCCACCGCCCTCCTGCTGCCCGGGTACACCGGGAGCAAGGAGGACTTCATCGCGCTGCTCGAACCGCTCGCCGCGGCCGGTTTCCGCGTGTTGTCCGTCGACGGCCGGGGGCAGTACGAGACCGGGGCGACGGGTGGCCATGACTCCTACTCGCAGGTCGAGTTGGCCCGTGACGTGCTCGCTCAGGCCGCCGCCGTCGACGTCACCCCGCAGTCCGGCGGCATCCATCTGCTCGGGCACTCCCTGGGCGGCCAGATCTCCCGTGCGGCGGTGCTGCTGGACGCCACGCCCTTCCGTTCACTGACCCTGATGTCGTCCGGCCCGGCGGAGATCGACCCCGCCCAGCAGAAGAAGGCACGGCTGCTCAGCGACGCGCTGAGCCGCTGGAGCATGGCCGAGGTCTGGCAGATGATGCGCGCGATGGACCCGCCCGAGGACGCGGACACGGGCGACGGAGAGGACCTGCGCCGCCGCTGGATGCGTCACGACCCGGCGCAGCTGATCGCCACCGGTGCGCAGTTGTCGTCCGAGCCCGACCGGGTGGACGAGCTCGCCGCGCTGCCCCTCCCCTTGCACGTGGTCTCCGGGGAGCGCGACGACGTCTGGCCGGTGCCGCTGCTGGACGACATGGCCCGGCGGCTGGACGCCCGCCGCACCGTGATCGCAGGCGCCGAGCACTCCCCCAACACGGCCCGGCCCCTGGAGACGGCCGCGGCCCTCGTCGCGTTCTGGGACAGCCTCTGA
- a CDS encoding MarC family protein has protein sequence MFDIAVFGSLFLTLFVIMDPPGITPIFLALTAGRPAKVQRRMALQAVAVAFGVIAVFGLLGQQILDYLHVSVPALMIAGGLLLLLIALDLLTGKTDEPTQTKDVNVALVPLGMPLLAGPGAIVSVILAVQNADGTAGQVSVWAAIVAMHIVLWVTMRYSLLIIRVIKDGGVVLVTRLAGMMLSAIAVQQIINGVTQVIQSS, from the coding sequence GTGTTCGACATCGCTGTCTTCGGATCCCTTTTTCTCACCCTTTTTGTGATTATGGATCCGCCTGGAATCACCCCGATCTTCCTGGCCCTCACCGCGGGCCGTCCCGCCAAGGTGCAGCGCAGGATGGCGCTGCAGGCCGTCGCCGTCGCCTTCGGCGTGATCGCCGTCTTCGGCCTGCTCGGCCAGCAGATCCTGGACTATCTGCATGTCTCGGTGCCGGCGCTGATGATCGCGGGCGGGCTCCTCCTGCTGCTCATCGCGCTCGACCTGCTCACCGGCAAGACGGACGAGCCGACGCAGACCAAGGACGTCAACGTGGCCCTGGTGCCACTCGGCATGCCGCTGCTGGCCGGGCCCGGTGCCATCGTCTCGGTGATTCTCGCGGTGCAGAACGCGGACGGGACCGCCGGTCAGGTCTCGGTCTGGGCGGCCATCGTCGCGATGCACATCGTGCTCTGGGTGACCATGCGGTACTCGCTCCTGATCATCCGCGTGATCAAGGACGGCGGGGTGGTCCTGGTGACCAGGCTCGCCGGGATGATGCTCTCGGCCATCGCCGTGCAGCAGATCATCAACGGCGTCACCCAGGTCATCCAGAGCTCCTGA
- a CDS encoding NYN domain-containing protein, translating into MSHADTRTDEGPGIREQLDRTNALLQRVLAEVSKTPSTHAIFVDAGYVYAAAGLLVTGTEDRRSFDLDAEGLIEAFIDKARTIFADSRLLRVYWYDGARRRIHTVEQQSIAELPDVKVRLGNLNANNQQKGVDSLIRTDLESLARHRAISDAALVGGDEDLVSAVEAAQGYGARVHLWGIEAGEGRNQAEPLLWEVDSQRTFDLDFCRPYVTRRSVTMYEDDSPAPAREDVRFVGAQIAAGWLSSRGREALADLLPGHPYLPGSVDQDLLVEAERLLQHSLRGHAHLRRALRDGFWQHLQAQY; encoded by the coding sequence ATGAGTCACGCGGACACGCGGACGGACGAAGGACCGGGCATCCGCGAACAACTGGACCGCACCAACGCGCTGCTCCAGCGTGTACTCGCCGAGGTGTCGAAGACCCCCTCCACCCATGCGATCTTCGTGGACGCCGGCTATGTCTACGCGGCGGCGGGACTGCTCGTCACCGGCACCGAGGATCGGCGGTCCTTCGACCTGGACGCCGAAGGGCTGATCGAGGCCTTCATCGACAAGGCCCGCACGATCTTCGCGGACAGCAGGCTGCTGCGCGTGTACTGGTACGACGGGGCCAGGCGCCGGATCCACACCGTCGAGCAGCAGTCCATCGCCGAACTGCCCGACGTCAAGGTCAGGCTCGGCAACCTCAACGCCAACAACCAGCAGAAGGGCGTCGACTCACTCATCCGCACCGACCTCGAGTCCCTCGCCAGGCACCGCGCCATCAGCGACGCGGCACTCGTCGGCGGCGACGAGGACCTGGTCTCGGCCGTCGAGGCCGCCCAGGGCTACGGTGCGCGCGTCCACCTCTGGGGCATCGAGGCGGGCGAAGGCCGCAACCAGGCGGAGCCGCTGCTCTGGGAGGTCGACAGTCAGCGCACCTTCGATCTCGACTTCTGCCGCCCGTACGTGACCCGGCGTTCCGTCACGATGTACGAGGACGACAGTCCGGCACCCGCCCGCGAGGACGTCCGCTTCGTCGGCGCGCAGATCGCCGCCGGCTGGCTCTCCTCGCGCGGCCGTGAGGCGCTCGCCGACCTGCTGCCCGGTCACCCCTATCTGCCGGGCTCCGTCGACCAGGACCTGCTCGTCGAGGCCGAACGTCTCCTCCAGCACTCCCTGCGCGGCCACGCCCATCTGCGCCGGGCGCTGCGCGACGGCTTCTGGCAGCACCTGCAGGCACAGTACTGA